A genomic window from Salvia hispanica cultivar TCC Black 2014 chromosome 5, UniMelb_Shisp_WGS_1.0, whole genome shotgun sequence includes:
- the LOC125186399 gene encoding uncharacterized protein LOC125186399 isoform X3: protein MVSKRQKVARKRYKEAHPELFPPPPPPDPNKKKKKKSTFKRKTSDSTNPNQLRKSSGKKHPLRVAGMKPGESCYICKAPDHIAKNCPKKSEWERNKICLSCRQRGHSLKNCPNQNEESTDRKLCYNCGEMGHSLAHCTQPLQDGGTKYANCFICNETGHLSKDCPKNTRGIYPKGGSCKICGGVTHLARDCPTKRISIHNEAGTAGQSSYVRPNRITKLSGDDLEDDFVPVVPLTGKDEDVKIKKKQGTKANSASGMAIDDECKLKFLELKAKRNYRFITFKILDYQVVVDKLGGPDDSYDVFMSSLPSDECRYAVFDFDFTTNENCQKSKIFFIAWSPETAVVRMKMVYASSKDRFKRELDGIQYELQATDASEMSFDIIKSRAY from the exons ATGGTGAGTAAAAGGCAAAAAGTAGCGAGAAAACGGTACAAAGAAGCTCACCCGGAGCTTttcccgccgccgccgccaccggacccaaacaaaaagaaaaagaagaagagcaCTTTCAAGCGCAAAACTTCTGACTCCACTAATCCAAACCAACTCAGGAAGTCATCCGGAAAGAAGCACCCGCTCAGAGTCGCCGGTATGAAGCCCGGTGAGAGCTGCTACATATGCAAAGCGCCCGACCACATTGCCAAGAATTGTCCCAAGAAATCTGAGTGGGAAAGGAACAAG ATCTGTTTGTCATGTCGGCAACGCGGCCACAGTCTTAAGAACTGCCCTAACCAGAATGAAGAGTCTACAGATAGGAAATTGTGTTACAATTGTGGAGAAATGGGGCATTCTCTGGCTCACTGCACCCAACCTCTTCAAGATG GAGGAACAAAATATGCCAATTGTTTTATATGTAACGAAACTGGGCACTTGAGTAAAGATTGTCCAAAGAATACCCGTGGAATTTATCCAAAG GGTGGGAGCTGTAAAATTTGTGGAGGTGTGACACATTTGGCAAGAGATTGTCCCACTAAACGCATCAGTATCCACAATGAAGCTGGTACGGCTGGTCAATCAT CTTATGTAAGGCCTAACCGTATAACCAAGTTGTCGGGCGATGACCTTGAAGATGACTTTGTTCCTGTGGTTCCACTCACTGGGAAAGACGAAGATgtgaagataaagaaaaagcAGGGAACCAAA GCGAATTCGGCATCTGGAATGGCAATCGATGACGAGTGCAAGCTGAAATTCTTGGAGCTGAAGGCGAAGAGGAACTATCGGTTCATCACATTCAAGATCCTAGATTATCAAGTGGTGGTCGACAAGTTGGGCGGCCCTGATGACTCCTACGACGTCTTCATGTCCTCCCTCCCCTCCGATGAGTGTCGCTATGCTGTTTTCGATTTTGACTTCACAACCAATGAGAATTGCCAGAAGAGCAAGATCTTCTTCATTGCATG GTCGCCCGAAACTGCGGTTGTGAGGATGAAGATGGTGTACGCTAGCTCAAAAGATCGGTTCAAGAGAGAACTGGACGGGATTCAGTATGAACTCCAAGCAACAGACGCCAGCGAGATGAGTTTCGACATAATAAAGTCGCGTGCCTACTAA
- the LOC125186399 gene encoding actin-depolymerizing factor 7-like isoform X1, which produces MKLVRLVNHANSASGMAIDDECKLKFLELKAKRNYRFITFKILDYQVVVDKLGGPDDSYDVFMSSLPSDECRYAVFDFDFTTNENCQKSKIFFIAWSPETAVVRMKMVYASSKDRFKRELDGIQYELQATDASEMSFDIIKSRAY; this is translated from the exons ATGAAGCTGGTACGGCTGGTCAATCAT GCGAATTCGGCATCTGGAATGGCAATCGATGACGAGTGCAAGCTGAAATTCTTGGAGCTGAAGGCGAAGAGGAACTATCGGTTCATCACATTCAAGATCCTAGATTATCAAGTGGTGGTCGACAAGTTGGGCGGCCCTGATGACTCCTACGACGTCTTCATGTCCTCCCTCCCCTCCGATGAGTGTCGCTATGCTGTTTTCGATTTTGACTTCACAACCAATGAGAATTGCCAGAAGAGCAAGATCTTCTTCATTGCATG GTCGCCCGAAACTGCGGTTGTGAGGATGAAGATGGTGTACGCTAGCTCAAAAGATCGGTTCAAGAGAGAACTGGACGGGATTCAGTATGAACTCCAAGCAACAGACGCCAGCGAGATGAGTTTCGACATAATAAAGTCGCGTGCCTACTAA
- the LOC125186399 gene encoding actin-depolymerizing factor 7-like isoform X2, producing MANSASGMAIDDECKLKFLELKAKRNYRFITFKILDYQVVVDKLGGPDDSYDVFMSSLPSDECRYAVFDFDFTTNENCQKSKIFFIAWSPETAVVRMKMVYASSKDRFKRELDGIQYELQATDASEMSFDIIKSRAY from the exons ATG GCGAATTCGGCATCTGGAATGGCAATCGATGACGAGTGCAAGCTGAAATTCTTGGAGCTGAAGGCGAAGAGGAACTATCGGTTCATCACATTCAAGATCCTAGATTATCAAGTGGTGGTCGACAAGTTGGGCGGCCCTGATGACTCCTACGACGTCTTCATGTCCTCCCTCCCCTCCGATGAGTGTCGCTATGCTGTTTTCGATTTTGACTTCACAACCAATGAGAATTGCCAGAAGAGCAAGATCTTCTTCATTGCATG GTCGCCCGAAACTGCGGTTGTGAGGATGAAGATGGTGTACGCTAGCTCAAAAGATCGGTTCAAGAGAGAACTGGACGGGATTCAGTATGAACTCCAAGCAACAGACGCCAGCGAGATGAGTTTCGACATAATAAAGTCGCGTGCCTACTAA
- the LOC125186398 gene encoding probable CoA ligase CCL9 yields the protein MPISTLTALLTHVAAQFPSRRALSVSANFDLTHARLNQLIDHAAAHLLAAGVNPGDVVALTFPNTVEYVIMFLAVIRARATAAPLNSAYTFDEFDFYLSDSESKLLITSEEGNEQAQAAAAKLNIPHLSAALPHGESEIILSPNQSDVDAESVAELTNDPSDVALFLHTSGTTSRPKGVPLTQHNLFSSVQNIKSVYKLTESDSTVIVLPLFHVHGLLAGLLSSLGAGAAVALPAAGRFSASTFWTDMKAYNATWYTAVPTIHQIVLDRHLSKPEPAYPKLRFIRSCSASLAPAILARLEEAFGAPVLEAYAMTEATHLMTSNPLPEDGPHKAGSVGKPVGQEMAILDQNGVVQAPNGNGEVCIRGPNVTKGYKNNAEANKSAFLFGWFHTGDLGYLDSDGYLHLVGRIKEMINRGGEKISPIEVDAVLLSHPEIAQGVAFGVPDDKYGEEINCAVIPREGSKLDEEEVIKFCKKNLAAFKVPKKVFITDSLPKTASGKIQRRIVSEHFLAQISTAKVPKFGA from the exons ATGCCTATCTCCACCCTCACCGCCTTGCTCACCCACGTCGCCGCTCAATTCCCTTCCCGCCGCGCCCTCAGCGTCTCCGCCAACTTCGATCTCACCCATGCACGCCTCAATCAACTCATCGATCACGCCGCCGCTCACCTCCTCGCCGCCGGCGTCAATCCCGGCGATGTCGTCGCCCTCACCTTCCCCAACACCGTCGAG TATGTGATAATGTTTCTGGCCGTAATCCGCGCCCGAGCCACGGCGGCGCCGCTCAACTCCGCCTACACATTCGACGAGTTCGATTTCTACTTATCGGACTCAGAATCGAAGCTTTTAATCACGTCAGAGGAAGGAAACGAGCAGGCGCAGGCCGCCGCTGCGAAGCTCAATATTCCTCATCTCTCCGCCGCGCTGCCGCACGGCGAATCGGAAATCATCCTATCCCCGAATCAATCCGACGTGGACGCCGAATCGGTCGCTGAACTCACCAACGACCCCTCCGACGTGGCTCTGTTCCTCCACACGTCCGGCACCACCAGCCGACCCAAAGGCGTGCCGCTGACTCAGCACAACCTCTTCTCCTCCGTCCAAAACATCAAATCGGTCTACAAATTAACCGAATCCGACTCCACCGTCATCGTCCTGCCCCTGTTCCACGTCCACGGCCTGCTAGCCGGCTTACTCAGCTCGCTCGGCGCCGGCGCCGCAGTGGCTCTCCCCGCCGCGGGGAGGTTCTCGGCGTCGACCTTCTGGACGGATATGAAGGCATACAACGCGACGTGGTACACCGCCGTGCCGACGATCCACCAGATCGTGCTCGACCGCCACCTCAGCAAGCCGGAGCCGGCCTACCCGAAGCTCCGGTTCATCCGGAGCTGCAGCGCGTCGCTGGCGCCGGCGATACTGGCTCGGCTAGAGGAGGCGTTCGGGGCGCCGGTGCTTGAGGCGTATGCGATGACGGAAGCGACGCATCTGATGACGTCGAATCCGCTGCCCGAGGACGGGCCCCACAAGGCGGGGTCGGTGGGGAAGCCCGTGGGGCAGGAGATGGCTATTTTGGACCAGAATGGCGTTGTGCAAGCCCCTAATGGGAATGGGGAGGTTTGCATAAGGGGGCCTAATGTCACCAAGGGTTACAAGAACAATGCTGAGGCCAATAAATCGGCTTTTTTGTTTGGATGGTTTCACACCGGGGATTTGGGATACTTGGATTCAGATGGATATCTCCATCTTGTTGGAAGAATCAAGGAAATGATCAACCGTGGAG GGGAAAAGATTTCACCGATTGAAGTAGACGCAGTGCTATTGTCCCATCCTGAAATTGCTCAAGGTGTTGCGTTTGGTGTGCCAGATGACAAATATGGTGAAGAG ATAAACTGTGCAGTTATTCCAAGGGAGGGGTCGAAGCTAGATGAGGAAGAGGTGATCAAGTTCTGCAAGAAAAATTTGGCAGCATTCAAGGTTCCTAAGAAGGTTTTCATCACTGATTCTCTCCCTAAAACTGCGTCTGGGAAAATCCAGAGGAGGATTGTTTCTGAGCACTTCCTTGCACAGATATCTACTGCTAAGGTCCCCAAATTTGGAGCCTAA